The Cylindrospermum stagnale PCC 7417 genome segment TGATGGCATTGTCCAGCACATTTAAAACAGCTTGTAATAACCGCTCCGGATCGCCTTGTATCAGTAAGTCAACCACATTTACTCGCGCAGATATGCCGATTGTTTGCATCCGGGGTTCCATTGCACCAACAGCACGGTTAATCAGGCCAAGCAGTGAGATGGGTTGTTGTTCCAATTGATAGACACCCGCTTCCAAGCGTCCTAAATCGAGCAAGTCATGAATCAGTCGTGATAAGCGTTTAATCTCGTTCTCGATAGTTTGGAAAAAGCGATCGCGCAATTCCGGTTCTTCATAAGCTCCACTTCTCAATGCGTCTACCGTTACCTGAACATTGCTGATGGGTGTGCGAAGTTCGTGAGACACATTTGCTAAAAAAACCCGTCGCTCTTGATCAAGGGAAGCTAACCTTTCACTCATCCGGTTTAGCTCTGTCGCTAACTGATCTAACTCATTGTTTTCATGAATCTCAAGCTTATCGCCAAAATGGCCACTACCCAAGCGAATCGCAAAGTTCCGCATAGTTTCAATTGGTTTTGAGAGACTGCGAGCAAAACGAGTGCTAATCAGCGCACAGAGCAAGATTGTTAGCGCTAGCGTCCCCAACACACTCCAAATCACTCTAGTAAACTGATTCTGAACCTGATTTAGAGTGATAGACAATCGCACTACACCCAGTAGTTGACCGTCACGCACAATTGGTCTAGCAACATAGAGGCGATCTTCATTTGTTAAAACTCCTTTTGAAAAACCTTGTTCTATACGATTTTGCAGAGCTGCCGACACACCAGAAACCTGGTACCAGTTTGTGACCTTTTTATCGCCATTTGGGTCAGAAGTGGCTAGCAGACGACCTTGTTGATTAAAAATGCGGAGAGTCACATTTTGTGGCGCACCATACCGCTGCACCAACACCTCTACTTTCTGAAGATTTTGTTCTGCTAAGGCATCTGCTGCACTCTGGCTTAAGGCATTTGTCCAGTTATCCAAATCCATTTGTCGCGATCGCATGAAGTAGGCATAAAATGACCACAGGATGTAGCCTGCCATCAAAGAAGTTCCTAAGGTTATCAGTAGCAGGTATGTGGCTAACAGCTTGGTATGAATGGTATTTAACTTTATACTTGGCAACCAGCCCATGATTTAGATTAATCCCCAGAACGACGGCGCAACACTGCTTTTACTCGTGCCAGCAGTTCACGGGTGTTAAATGGCTTGGTGACATAATCATCTGCTCCTGCTTCCAAGCCCCAAATTTTATCAATATCCTGATCTTTAGCTGTTAGCATGACGATCGGAACATCTGAAAACGCCCGAATTCGCCAACAAACTTCCATACCGCTAACCTCTGGTAGCATCAGGTCAAGCAAAATTACATCCGGCACTTCTTTGTGGAACTGTTTGATGGCACTATGCCCATCTGCTGCTGTTGTCACGGTATAACCTTCTTTTTGCAGCGTGTAGGTAAGGCTCTCGCGTAAGGATACTTCGTCATCCACCAGTAAGACGTGCGGCATTTTACTTTAGCATTAACTGTTAATTTTAGCCTGTCAAGAAGTTGCTTTTCTGGCATCCATCCTAGGGTACACATGACTTGTAAAAGGCGAAAAAGGCGAAAAAGGCGATCGCATACAGCAATGGGTATGCGCCGGTTATAGTGCAATACCGTTGGTGTGAAGAAAATTGTAGTAGGGGTTGAACGAAGTGAAACCCAACTTTCGTTGCCCAAATGTTGGTTTATGCCTCCGGCTCCCGTTAGGGATACGTTCCTCTACCCAACCTACGTAGATGTTGAGTTTATGACAGGCATAATCTTTATTTTAAAAATTGGTTGTTACAATATTCTTGGGTAGCTTTGACATCAGCAATTTCTACTTCAGTCGGCTTTTGATTAGTTCCATTAATCAAAAACTCACTAGCACCTTGACGTGGTTTGTTAGGGTTTCCCCAATCATAAGTATAACCCAAACCTGTCCAGGGATAATTTTGTTTACCAACTGCATAAGAATCTGTATATATCTTTTGCAAAACAGGATATTTATCAAGAACAGTTACAGGTAAAGCTTTACAACTAGAATCATTGATTTCTGGATCAATACATGGTCTGCTTAAATCTTCGGCTTTTACCCACATTTCCACAAAATGCGTTTTCTCGGAATTTTTATTTAAAACTAAGCCTAAATATTGCTGCAATCTTAGAGAAAGCATGATATTGCCAGGAATATCTATCCCTGTACCTTTACAGTTTTGGCAAAAATCTTTAACTTCAGACGCTGCTGTTAACCAAGATTGACGTTCTATATTTATTTTTGCCCCCCGCTTCCACTCTTTAGGTATGTATTTTCCCTGTGTCCAAATGACCATCAAATATTCATCTTTACCGTTATTATTTCTCATCTTGATTTTAGGGTTGCTGGCTGACAATGACCAAAGATTGTTAACCACCTTGTCCTGGCTTGGTTTTTTGGCATCCTCAATACCTGCCTCTAGCTGCTTTTTCAAATAGTTGTAACTTTCTGGCTTATTTTTCTCTAGATATTCACTGACCTTTAGGTTTGTTTCTGATTGGGCTAACGAATCTTTGTTTAAGGTAGGTGTATTCTGTAAAGGAGTTTCTGTCGCCAATAAACTGGAATATCCAACCGCAAAAAAAGCACCTGTCAAGCCTAAAAATAAATTATTTTTCCAGTTTTTGATAGCCATTATACTTTCTTACTTAATAGAACTTCCATAAAAGTAGCATGAAAGACTTGATTGACCTAAGTAATTGATAAATTACTTCTACATTTCGGACTTAACTAATCAGGACTTACGCAAAAATGATGTAAGAGCAAGGATTTACCGTAGGGGCAATTCATGAATTGCCCCTACATTTCGTACTTGATGCGTAATTCCTACTAATATCTGACATCAGAGTTCAAAACCAAGCTTGAGGCGCAACCCAATTAATTGACTTAGACCTAAAAATATGGTATGCACGGGTGTATCAGCGTGGAGTAGAGTAGATGTTAGTAAAAATGACGCCGGCTGAAAAAGTGAATTAAACTGAAGATAATATCAAGGAATTCTTGCTAAAAGCTACACTTACGTAAATTTAATGGCATTGTTAAATATATATATCTAAAATCTAATCCTGTTATATTAAACGCAAGATATGTCTGTGCATCAACCTAGTACTGGGGAGACCGCCTTGATTATTGGTGTTCACAACCAAGAAAACCACGATTTACAATTAAATCCTGCGCCTGTGGGTGCTCTAGCTACGAGACAAGGAACTATTTCTAAGTTTCTCGCTCCTCTAACTCAGGATACTTTTAAACAGGTCGTTCGGGAAGTTGAGCAAAAATTACAGATTGTCCATCAAACCCTGTCAATGTTAGATTCTCAGGGATTTGACACAATTTTGCAAGAAATGTTGCATTCGATTACCTTGAAAATCGGGGAACTACTGGGAGCTGACCGGACGACAATCTTTTTGTTG includes the following:
- a CDS encoding response regulator transcription factor yields the protein MPHVLLVDDEVSLRESLTYTLQKEGYTVTTAADGHSAIKQFHKEVPDVILLDLMLPEVSGMEVCWRIRAFSDVPIVMLTAKDQDIDKIWGLEAGADDYVTKPFNTRELLARVKAVLRRRSGD
- a CDS encoding ATP-binding protein, translated to MGWLPSIKLNTIHTKLLATYLLLITLGTSLMAGYILWSFYAYFMRSRQMDLDNWTNALSQSAADALAEQNLQKVEVLVQRYGAPQNVTLRIFNQQGRLLATSDPNGDKKVTNWYQVSGVSAALQNRIEQGFSKGVLTNEDRLYVARPIVRDGQLLGVVRLSITLNQVQNQFTRVIWSVLGTLALTILLCALISTRFARSLSKPIETMRNFAIRLGSGHFGDKLEIHENNELDQLATELNRMSERLASLDQERRVFLANVSHELRTPISNVQVTVDALRSGAYEEPELRDRFFQTIENEIKRLSRLIHDLLDLGRLEAGVYQLEQQPISLLGLINRAVGAMEPRMQTIGISARVNVVDLLIQGDPERLLQAVLNVLDNAIKHSLPNSQIFISGYNEGNLAVVRIKDQGTGISEHDLPRIFEQFYTTNPSRQGNGNGLGLAIAKRIIEAHHGSITASSTANQGAIFTICLPLKVR